From the Carya illinoinensis cultivar Pawnee chromosome 4, C.illinoinensisPawnee_v1, whole genome shotgun sequence genome, one window contains:
- the LOC122307082 gene encoding wall-associated receptor kinase-like 8 — MALQMVRSRMLVLVMMCLVLNAFARASNVINSSCQEDCGNVSIPYPFGIGNGCYVADWFEIVCKNDSLRKPLLKRFNYLEVLEINVTKGTVRVSYPIFSSCTNVTNSTKNLELEKIPFGFSEFDNSFVAMGCNNSASMWSIFPDDSVSYGGCKSPCDRAPFTNGSHCNATNCCQATIPSDLQAFSTTLESKSSYNNGSRECKYAFLVDQNWFETSFTEPNPNMSVPVVLYWNFDNTTFYSLPTMKNMTAREYKKSSYSCQRWARKSRNFTSIFCQCRGGYGGNPYLLGGCVDTDECASAHLNQCTYEERCENTEGYYRCVPPNYKNKKPFIIIGVSTSLGVLFLIFGGWWSYKVIKKRMRIKRNEKFFKQRLLLQQQLFTNMNRVNVENTKLFKSKELEKATDHFRADRIIGRGGQGTVYKGMLANGRIVAIKRSNIVDEKKFQEFVNEVVILSQINHRNVVKLLGCCLETEVPLLVYEFIPNGTLAQYLNSQNEEFPPTWDMRLRIAIEVARALFYLHSAASSPIYHRDIKSTNILLDEKYRAKIADFGISRSVAIDQTHLSTLVHGTFGYVDPEYFQSSQFTNKSDVYSFGVVLAELLTGEKAISSSRTEDTGLAAFFVSSMERNNLFDILDNRVLKEAEKEKIIAVAKIAKRCLNLNGKERPSMREVAMELEANQMSPKVSNLQEKYGEIEDVRSEISKQYDVVYISTMSSMDSILATSSLDSQPLILSS; from the exons ATGGCATTGCAAATGGTACGATCTCGGATGCTTGTGTTAGTCATGATGTGCCTAGTACTCAATGCATTCGCACGAGCATCGAACGTAATAAATAGTTCATGTCAAGAAGACTGTGGGAATGTAAGCATTCCATACCCTTTTGGAATTGGAAATGGTTGTTACGTCGCAGATTGGTTTGAGATAGTCTGCAAAAATGATTCTTTACGGAAACCCCTTTTGAAGAGGTTCAATTACCTAGAGGTGCTGGAGATTAACGTAACTAAAGGAACAGTCCGCGTCAGCTATCCCATATTTTCGAGTTGTACCAATGTCACGAACAGCACAAAGAATCTGGAGTTAGAGAAAATTCCTTTCGGCTTCTCCGAGTTCGACAACAGCTTCGTTGCCATGGGTTGCAACAACTCTGCCTCCATGTGGTCCATTTTTCCCGATGACTCGGTTTCATATGGTGGGTGTAAATCCCCTTGTGACAGAGCTCCATTCACAAATGGAAGTCATTGCAACGCCACAAATTGTTGCCAAGCTACAATTCCTTCTGATCTCCAAGCATTCTCTACAACTCTAGAGTCGAAAAGTTCCTACAATAATGGTAGTAGAGAGTGCAAGTATGCATTTTTGGTAGACCAGAATTGGTTTGAGACCAGTTTCACAGAGCCGAATCCAAATATGTCCGTTCCAGTGGTATTGTATTGGAACTTTGACAATACAACTTTCTATTCTCTTCCCACGATGAAAAACATGACTGCAAGAGAATACAAGAAATCGTCCTATTCTTGTCAACGGTGGGCTAGGAAGTCAAGAAACTTTACTTCCATTTTTTGTCAGTGCCGGGGAGGCTACGGAGGAAATCCATATCTTCTTGGAGGATGTGTag ATACTGACGAATGTGCAAGCGCTCACCTCAACCAATGTACATATGAAGAACGCTGTGAAAATACTGAAGGCTATTACCGTTGTGTCCCTCCTAATTATAAGAACAAGAAGCCTTTCATAATCATAG GTGTTAGCACAAGCCTTGGTGTATTATTTCTGATTTTCGGTGGATGGTGGTCATACAAAGTGATTAAGAAAAGGATGAGGATTAAACGCAATGAGAAGTTCTTCAAACAAAGActattgctacaacaacaactatttacaaacatgaataGAGTCAATGTTGAGAACACCAAATTGTTTAAATCAAAGGAATTGGAGAAGGCCACTGATCATTTTCGGGCAGATAGAATAATTGGACGTGGTGGACAAGGCACGGTTTACAAAGGTATGTTGGCTAATGGAAGAATTGTTGCAATAAAAAGGTCCAACATAGTagatgaaaagaaatttcaagaaTTCGTAAATGAAGTCGTGATTCTTTCACAAATTAATCACAGGAATGTGGTTAAGCTACTTGGTTGTTGTTTGGAGACAGAAGTTCCGCTTCTAGTTTATGAATTCATTCCTAATGGAACTCTTGCTCAGTATCTCAATAGCCAAAATGAGGAGTTTCCACCAACATGGGATATGCGTTTACGAATTGCTATAGAAGTTGCAAGGGCTCTTTTCTACTTGCATTCAGCAGCTTCTTCACCCATTTACCATCGCGATATTAAGTCTACAAACATCCTCTTAGATGAGAAGTATAGAGCGAAAATAGCAGATTTCGGAATTTCAAGATCTGTTGCTATCGATCAAACTCATCTAAGCACATTAGTGCATGGAACATTTGGATATGTAGACCCTGAGTATTTTCAGTCAAGCCAATTTACAAATAAGAGTGACGTTTATAGTTTTGGTGTTGTTCTTGCTGAGCTCTTGACCGGAGAGAAAGCTATCTCgtcatcaagaactgaagatactGGTTTAGCTGCATTTTTTGTTAGTTCGATGGAAAGGAACAATTTATTTGACATCCTTGATAATCGAGTTTTGAaggaagcagaaaaagaaaaaataattgcgGTTGCAAAGATTGCTAAAAGATGTTTGAACTTGAACGGAAAGGAACGACCTTCAATGAGAGAAGTTGCGATGGAATTGGAGGCCAACCAAATGTCGCCAAAAGTTTCTAACCTTCAAGAGAAATACGGAGAGATTGAAGATGTCAGATCTGAAATATCCAAGCAATATGATGTTGTTTATATATCAACAATGTCAAGTATGGATAGTATACTCGCAACCTCATCTTTAGATTCACAACCGTTAATATTATCTTCTTAG